The proteins below are encoded in one region of Scyliorhinus torazame isolate Kashiwa2021f chromosome 16, sScyTor2.1, whole genome shotgun sequence:
- the btbd16 gene encoding uncharacterized protein btbd16 isoform X6, giving the protein MELNLIVHLRYDASLRHLQEEVLQKVLLSPSAILQVWSMMEWLHIVCLIFGLTSLGVLLAMDMEKGNIMYLCSPNQSTRIHHLCKGDVLRCPHIRGHGIDSWKVIKVKENAGVMKQLHRSRRWEGNIIWTLPCFWNTCKFDFGCVKSGTIKVKSGCQKSVGRGYEKEKGTRERTGRMRREVQLERRIPGDTLKLIKGQTEENPGSMNLFYQIYHRLYGQGRVVCYPNPAAVSRLFSVSPLWGTPQTVVHCQHSESLPDQVTLPYDPGSAPPAICIPLPRDNSHSQYDRLRRWRAYIPSHFTPNRDSRSYENCFSSEGYGCLLVEVDTNITCLFPTCTDRRCHITQASGQCVCYNTTCVPLNAGLQLLCGWANVSHITVGTRAFRIAGRPEWAFQSWINWATGRSLRNRYADCDASLHTEQGYYFLFNGTATNVLSPPFPRRIAIGTLVPTTVPCPSAWNLHNQLARRAVSAEFCENWKKPQVLAPNRGHSAGWGILSILTLGGVGGSLAVSDRNYFICGLTILGNETLGALGVITKELSQLRLFAMQNRYALDYLLAREGGVCAIVQGKCIMGVQDLTANITKFMDRIRDHLDGMQDPGSWGNWGFG; this is encoded by the exons ATGGAGTTAAATCTCATTGTGCATCTCAGATATGACGCCAGTTTACGACATCTGCAAGAGGAGGTGCTGCAAAAGGTTTTATTGTCGCCGAG tgctattttacaggtgtggagcatgatggagtggctacacatcgtctgtctgatatttggcctcacttcgcttggcgtgttattggcgatggacatggaaaaggggaatattatgtatctgtgtagccccaaccaatctacaaggatacatcacctatgcaaaggtgatgttcttcgctgcccccatatacgaggacatggtatcgattcatggaaggtcatcaaagttaaggagaatgcaggagtcatgaagcagttgcaccggtcccggcgatgggaagggaacattatatggacattgccttgtttttggaatacatgtaaatttgattttggatgtgttaagagtggtacaataaaggtaaaatcaggctgtcagaagagtgtaggaagaggctatgagaaagagaaagggactagagagaggacggggcgtatgagaagggaagtacagctagaacgtaggataccgggagatacacttaagttaattaaaggccaaactgaggaaaacccgggtagtatgaatctcttctaccagatttaccaccgtctgtatggccagggacgggttgtctgctacccaaaccccgcagcggtgtctaggttattttctgtttcaccgctttggggcactccccaaacggtggttcattgtcagcattccgaatcactgcccgatcaggtcactcttccttacgatccgggttcagcaccaccggctatttgcattccccttcctcgggataattcccattcacagtacgataggctgcgacggtggagggcgtacatacctagccacttcactcccaatagggattcccggtcgtacgagaattgcttcagcagtgaaggatatggctgtttgctggtagaggtggacacaaatataacatgtctgtttcccacctgtacggacaggaggtgccatatcacccaggcgtctggccaatgcgtttgttacaacaccacttgcgttccattgaacgccggcctccagctcctctgtggctgggcgaatgtctctcatatcactgttgggactagggctttccgcattgctgggcggcccgaatgggcatttcaaagttggataaactgggctactgggaggtccttacgcaaccgatatgctgattgtgatgctagcctccacacggaacaaggatactactttttatttaatggtacagcgaccaacgttttgtcacccccatttccccgccgaattgctatagggactctagtccctaccacagtcccctgcccttcggcgtggaacctgcataatcagttagcacgccgtgctgtctctgctgaattttgcgagaactggaaaaaacctcaggttcttgcacccaaccggggccactcagccgggtggggcattctgagcatattgacactgggaggtgtggggggttccttggctgtcagtgatcggaattattttatttgcggccttaccatcttgggaaatgaaaccttgggagccctcggggtaataactaaggagttgtctcagctacggttgtttgcaatgcagaaccggtatgctcttgactatcttctggcccgtgagggtggggtatgcgccatagtacagggcaagtgtatcatgggagttcaggacttgaccgctaacatcactaaatttatggatcgcatacgggatcacttggacgggatgcaggatcctggctcttggggtaactggggatttggatga
- the btbd16 gene encoding uncharacterized protein btbd16 isoform X3, with protein MLDNINVTTVCFFHRAASKYNQEKLVQACERWMELNLIVHLRYDASLRHLQEEVLQKVLLSPSAILQVWSMMEWLHIVCLIFGLTSLGVLLAMDMEKGNIMYLCSPNQSTRIHHLCKGDVLRCPHIRGHGIDSWKVIKVKENAGVMKQLHRSRRWEGNIIWTLPCFWNTCKFDFGCVKSGTIKVKSGCQKSVGRGYEKEKGTRERTGRMRREVQLERRIPGDTLKLIKGQTEENPGSMNLFYQIYHRLYGQGRVVCYPNPAAVSRLFSVSPLWGTPQTVVHCQHSESLPDQVTLPYDPGSAPPAICIPLPRDNSHSQYDRLRRWRAYIPSHFTPNRDSRSYENCFSSEGYGCLLVEVDTNITCLFPTCTDRRCHITQASGQCVCYNTTCVPLNAGLQLLCGWANVSHITVGTRAFRIAGRPEWAFQSWINWATGRSLRNRYADCDASLHTEQGYYFLFNGTATNVLSPPFPRRIAIGTLVPTTVPCPSAWNLHNQLARRAVSAEFCENWKKPQVLAPNRGHSAGWGILSILTLGGVGGSLAVSDRNYFICGLTILGNETLGALGVITKELSQLRLFAMQNRYALDYLLAREGGVCAIVQGKCIMGVQDLTANITKFMDRIRDHLDGMQDPGSWGNWGFG; from the exons TATAACCAAGAGAAGCTGGTACAGGCTTGTGAGAGATGGATGGAGTTAAATCTCATTGTGCATCTCAGATATGACGCCAGTTTACGACATCTGCAAGAGGAGGTGCTGCAAAAGGTTTTATTGTCGCCGAG tgctattttacaggtgtggagcatgatggagtggctacacatcgtctgtctgatatttggcctcacttcgcttggcgtgttattggcgatggacatggaaaaggggaatattatgtatctgtgtagccccaaccaatctacaaggatacatcacctatgcaaaggtgatgttcttcgctgcccccatatacgaggacatggtatcgattcatggaaggtcatcaaagttaaggagaatgcaggagtcatgaagcagttgcaccggtcccggcgatgggaagggaacattatatggacattgccttgtttttggaatacatgtaaatttgattttggatgtgttaagagtggtacaataaaggtaaaatcaggctgtcagaagagtgtaggaagaggctatgagaaagagaaagggactagagagaggacggggcgtatgagaagggaagtacagctagaacgtaggataccgggagatacacttaagttaattaaaggccaaactgaggaaaacccgggtagtatgaatctcttctaccagatttaccaccgtctgtatggccagggacgggttgtctgctacccaaaccccgcagcggtgtctaggttattttctgtttcaccgctttggggcactccccaaacggtggttcattgtcagcattccgaatcactgcccgatcaggtcactcttccttacgatccgggttcagcaccaccggctatttgcattccccttcctcgggataattcccattcacagtacgataggctgcgacggtggagggcgtacatacctagccacttcactcccaatagggattcccggtcgtacgagaattgcttcagcagtgaaggatatggctgtttgctggtagaggtggacacaaatataacatgtctgtttcccacctgtacggacaggaggtgccatatcacccaggcgtctggccaatgcgtttgttacaacaccacttgcgttccattgaacgccggcctccagctcctctgtggctgggcgaatgtctctcatatcactgttgggactagggctttccgcattgctgggcggcccgaatgggcatttcaaagttggataaactgggctactgggaggtccttacgcaaccgatatgctgattgtgatgctagcctccacacggaacaaggatactactttttatttaatggtacagcgaccaacgttttgtcacccccatttccccgccgaattgctatagggactctagtccctaccacagtcccctgcccttcggcgtggaacctgcataatcagttagcacgccgtgctgtctctgctgaattttgcgagaactggaaaaaacctcaggttcttgcacccaaccggggccactcagccgggtggggcattctgagcatattgacactgggaggtgtggggggttccttggctgtcagtgatcggaattattttatttgcggccttaccatcttgggaaatgaaaccttgggagccctcggggtaataactaaggagttgtctcagctacggttgtttgcaatgcagaaccggtatgctcttgactatcttctggcccgtgagggtggggtatgcgccatagtacagggcaagtgtatcatgggagttcaggacttgaccgctaacatcactaaatttatggatcgcatacgggatcacttggacgggatgcaggatcctggctcttggggtaactggggatttggatga